The Changchengzhania lutea genomic sequence TCCTGCGTGCAAGGCAGGCGCTCTAGCCAGCTGAGCTAATCCCCCGTTTTCCAGTTGGCAGTCCACAGTTTTCAGTCTGCAGTCGTTAGCCGACTAATTGGGTGGATAACCACTTCTAGAATTTCCTTTTCAATATCTAATGAACGTTCCCCTGTTTTTAGCCCCCTTCGGGGGTTGGGGGATGATTGTAGTCTCAGGCAGACTCGAACTGCCGACCTCTACATTATCAGTGTAGCGCTCTAACCAGCTGAGCTATGAGACTGTTTTTAGTCTTCAGCGTTCAGTTTTCAGCCTTCAGTTTTATACCGAATACTGAGCACCGTATACTGGCGACTTATTTTGTTAAATTAACAGCAATGAGAACAGACTATTTATCGTCTTGGTTTTTTGTGCTTCCTATTGGCCGTCTTTCTCTAGAAAGGAGGTGTTCCAGCCGCACCTTCCGGTACGGCTACCTTGTTACGACTTAGCCCTAGTTACCAATTTTACCCTAGGCCGCTCCTTACGGTGACGGACTTCAGGCACTCCCAGCTTCCATGGCTTGACGGGCGGTGTGTACAAGGCCCGGGAACGTATTCACCGCATCATGGCTGATATGCGATTACTAGCGATTCCAGCTTCACGGAGTCGAGTTGCAGACTCCGATCCGAACTGTGATAGGGTTTATAGATTCGCTCCTGGTCGCCCAGTGGCTGCTCTCTGTCCCTACCATTGTAGCACGTGTGTAGCCCAGGACGTAAGGGCCGTGATGATTTGACGTCATCCCCACCTTCCTCACAGTTTGCACTGGCAGTCTTGTTAGAGTTCCCGACTTGACTCGCTGGCAACTAACAACAGGGGTTGCGCTCGTTATAGGACTTAACCTGACACCTCACGGCACGAGCTGACGACAACCATGCAGCACCTTGTAGATTGCCCGAAGGAAAGTCTATCTCTAAACCTGTCAATCTACATTTAAGCCCTGGTAAGGTTCCTCGCGTATCATCGAATTAAACCACATGCTCCACCGCTTGTGCGGGCCCCCGTCAATTCCTTTGAGTTTCATTCTTGCGAACGTACTCCCCAGGTGGGATACTTATCACTTTCGCTTAGCCACCCAGCCCGAAGGCCGGACAGCTAGTATCCATCGTTTACGGCGTGGACTACCAGGGTATCTAATCCTGTTCGCTCCCCACGCTTTCGTCCATCAGTGTCAATATATTATTAGTAATCTGCCTTCGCAATCGGTATTCTATGTAATATCTATGCATTTCACCGCTACACTACATATTCTAACTACTTCATAATAATTCAAGATAACCAGTATCAAAGGCAATTCTACAGTTGAGCTGCAGACTTTCACCCCTGACTTAATCATCCACCTACGGACCCTTTAAACCCAATGATTCCGGATAACGCTTGGATCCTCCGTATTACCGCGGCTGCTGGCACGGAGTTAGCCGATCCTTATTCTTACGGTACCGTCAAGCTGCTACACGTAGCAGTGTTTCTTCCCGTACAAAAGCAGTTTACAACCCATAGGGCAGTCTTCCTGCACGCGGCATGGCTGGATCAGGGTTGCCCCCATTGTCCAATATTCCTCACTGCTGCCTCCCGTAGGAGTCTGGTCCGTGTCTCAGTACCAGTGTGGGGGATCCCCCTCTCAGGGCCCCTATCTATCGTTGCCATGGTAAGCCGTTACCTTACCATCCAGCTAATAGAACGCATACTCATCTTCTGCCGTAACCTTTAATGTGGCCTCCATGCGAAGTCCACATACCATGAGGCATTAATCCAAATTTCTCTGGGCTATTCCTCAGCAAAAGGTAGATTGTATACGCGTTACTCACCCGTGCGCCGGTCGTCATCTGTAGCAAGCTACAATGTTACCCCTCGACTTGCATGTGTTAGGCCTGCCGCTAGCGTTCATCCTGAGCCAGGATCAAACTCTTCATCGTTAATTTGTGTGTGACACGCTTAATAAATTAAGGTATCAACTTTTAACAACTAATAGGAATTTCTAATGCTCAAAATAATCTATTCTCTTTGTTGACCCTTACCGTTTCCAGTAAGAATCTTACGCTGTCAATTCAATATGTCTATGAACTTTTTTTATCTTCCCTTAGCTCGTTTCCTTGCTAAGCGGGTGCAAATATAAAACCCTTTTTTTATTCCCACAATACTTTTTTAATCTTTTTTTGAAAAAGTTTTTTTAACCTTTTCAACCAAATCAAACCTGTATCTATATGAACTTTATCCCCCTCTGTCCTTTCGGACATCTCCCCCGAAGGGTGAGGATCCCACTAAAAGCATACTGCTGTTTTTAGCGGGTGCAAACATACGACCCTTTTTCTATTTCACAATGACTTTTTTATGCTTTTTTTTGATTATTTTTCTAACACACTTTAACACCCTTGGTATCTGTTATTTATAGCCGATTCCTTTTTTGTTATTTGCCTTTGGCCTTTGTCCGTTGGCTTTGGACTTTGGGGCATGGTGGCGAGCACCCTCACCCTGCCAGGGCACAAAACGGCCCTTTACAAAACTGCTTCTAGAAAAAAAACCTAAACCCTGATGATGCCATAACAAACAATGCCAGCATATCACATTAGGGATTGAAGCGGCATCCCTGTTTGGAATTGACCCCTTGTTTGGTTTAAATACTTACCTTATTATATAGCGAAGACTCCTTATATAATACCCAAACCAGTGCACACAAAAAAGATATGGCGAAACATTTATGTTCATCAGTTCAATAATTCAAAATAGAAGCGCACCAATAAAGGTCCGACCCCCCAAACCTTTTTTTAGGGGAAACGCACAAGTGAAATTATAAGGATATATATATTGTATGTGTTTGTATATACTATTATCTTTGCACCCAGAATTTAAATTGATTTAATGATAGATATAACGTTACCAGATGGGACTGTTAAAACGTTTGAAGAAAACGTTACTCCAATGGAGGTTGCTAAAAGTATTAGTGAAGGATTTGCACGCAACGTGATTTCGGCAAAATTTAATGGCACCACTATTGAAACTGCTACACCTTTAACCACGGATGGGTCCCTAATTTTGTACACATGGAATAACGATGAAGGTAAAACAGCATTCTGGCATTCTTCTGCGCATGTTTTAGCACAGGCGATTGAGGAATTGTATCCTAATGCCAAACTCACTATTGGCCCTGCTATAGAAAATGGGTTTTATTATGATGTTGATTTTGGAGCAGATACCATTTCTGAAAAGGATTTCAAGTCTATTGAAAATAAAATGATAGAGATTGCCCGTGGTAAACATGACTTTAATATGAGGGCTATTTCGAAAGCAGATGCGCTATCATTATATAAGGATAATCCTTTTAAGACGGAATTGATTGAAAGCCTTGAGGATGGTACTATAACATTTTGTGATCATTCTACATTTACCGATTTATGCCGTGGTGGCCATATCCCAAACACGGGCATTATAAAAGCCGTAAAGGTACTATCGGTTGCTGGTGCCTACTGGAGAGGCGATGAAAATAAGCCTCAACTGACTAGAGTTTACGGTATTTCATTCCCTAAGCAAAAGGACTTAACGGAATATTTACAATTGTTAGAAGAAGCAAAAAAACGCGACCATAGAAAACTGGGTAAAGAATTAGAGCTGTTTACATTTTCTCAAAAAGTAGGTCAAGGTTTGCCACTGTGGCTGCCTAAAGGTGCTGCTTTGCGCGAACGATTAGAAAACTTCTTAAAGGCTGCCCAAAAGAAAGCGGGTTATGAAATGGTAATTACTCCACACATCGGTCAAAAAGAACTTTATGTTACTTCTGGACATTATGCTAAATATGGTGAAGATAGTTTTCAACCCATTCATACTCCAAAAGAAGGAGAAGAGTTTTTATTAAAACCAATGAACTGCCCACATCACTGCGAGATATACAACAGTGCTCAATGGAGTTATAAGGATTTACCAAAGCGCTATGCCGAATTTGGTACCGTTTACCGTTACGAGCAGAGTGGCGAATTACATGGCTTAACGCGTGTAAGAGGCTTTACTCAAGATGATGCGCATTTGTTTTGTATGCCTGAGCAACTCGATAAAGAGTTTAAAGATGTTATCGATCTAGTACTTTACGTATTTGGATCCTTAGGATTCGAAAACTTTACTGCTCAAGTTTCGGTAAGGGATCCTGAAAATCCTGATAAATATATAGGAGATGTTGCAAACTGGGAAAAAGCGGAGCAAGCAATAATTAATGCGGCCACCGATAAAGGATTAGATTTTGTTATAGAAACTGGCGAAGCCGCTTTTTATGGTCCGAAATTGGATTTTATGGTAAAAGACGCCTTAGGTAGACGTTGGCAATTGGGTACCATTCAAGTAGATTACAACTTGCCAGAGCGTTTCGACTTAACCTATAAAGGTAGTGACAATGAGTTGCACAGACCGGTGATGATACACCGTGCTCCTTTTGGAAGTATGGAACGTTTTGTAGCATTATTATTAGAACATACAGGCGGTAATTTCCCACTTTGGCTTATGCCAACACAGGCCATTATTCTCTCAATTAGTGAGAAATATGAAAAATACTCTGAAAAAGTTTTAAATTTGCTAGAAAATGACGAAATTCGCGCCCTTGTAGACCATAGAAATGAAACTATTGGTAAGAAGATTAGAGAATCTGAAATGCAAAAACACCCGTATATGATTATCATTGGGGAGCAGGAGGAACAAGAAGGCAAGATAACGGTAAGAAAACACGGTGGTGAAGATTTAGGCATGATTAGTGTATTAGAATTTTCAGAATTAATAAAATTAGAAATTAGCAAAACGTTAAAAACGTTTTAAATAAGTTTAACAAAAAAAATATAAGGCCATAGCAATTCGAAGAAGAAGACAACCCAATAGAAGGGTAATACAAGAGGATAAGCATAGAATTAACTCTAAAATCACCTCGCCAAAAATACGTTTGGTAGGAGACAACGTTGAAATAGGGATTTACGATACAAGAGATGCTCTTAAAATAGCAGATGAACAAGGATTTGATCTTGTTGAGATTTCACCTAAAGCTGATCCGCCTGTTTGTAAGGTTATGGATTATAAGAAGTTTCTTTATGAACAAAAGAAACGTGACAAAGCCATAAAATCGAAAGCGACTAAGGTTATAGTGAAAGAAATTCGTTTCGGACCTCAAACTGATGATCACGATTACGAATTTAAAAAGAAGCATGCAGAAAAGTTCTTAAAAGAAGGCGCAAAGCTGAAAGCATTTGTGTTTTTTAAAGGACGTTCTATCATATTTAAAGAACAGGGTCAGATATTATTGTTGCGTTTAGCACAAGATCTTGAAGAACTTGGCAAAGTAGAACAAATGCCAAGGCTAGAAGGTAAGCGTATGACTATGTTTATCACACCAAAGAAATAAAACCCATCCGGATAATAATCTGGATAGGATTGAAGATAATTAAGCGAAATAATTAAAACTAGAAGAGGAAAATGCCTAAAATGAAAACAAAGTCTAGTGCCAAAAAACGTTTCAAGTTAACTGGTACTGGTAAAATAAAAAGAAAGCACGCTTTTAAGAGTCACATCTTAACAAAAAAGTCCAAAAAGCGTAAGCTAGCTCTTACTCATGATGCTTTGGTACATAAAGCAGATGAGAATAACA encodes the following:
- the thrS gene encoding threonine--tRNA ligase, whose product is MIDITLPDGTVKTFEENVTPMEVAKSISEGFARNVISAKFNGTTIETATPLTTDGSLILYTWNNDEGKTAFWHSSAHVLAQAIEELYPNAKLTIGPAIENGFYYDVDFGADTISEKDFKSIENKMIEIARGKHDFNMRAISKADALSLYKDNPFKTELIESLEDGTITFCDHSTFTDLCRGGHIPNTGIIKAVKVLSVAGAYWRGDENKPQLTRVYGISFPKQKDLTEYLQLLEEAKKRDHRKLGKELELFTFSQKVGQGLPLWLPKGAALRERLENFLKAAQKKAGYEMVITPHIGQKELYVTSGHYAKYGEDSFQPIHTPKEGEEFLLKPMNCPHHCEIYNSAQWSYKDLPKRYAEFGTVYRYEQSGELHGLTRVRGFTQDDAHLFCMPEQLDKEFKDVIDLVLYVFGSLGFENFTAQVSVRDPENPDKYIGDVANWEKAEQAIINAATDKGLDFVIETGEAAFYGPKLDFMVKDALGRRWQLGTIQVDYNLPERFDLTYKGSDNELHRPVMIHRAPFGSMERFVALLLEHTGGNFPLWLMPTQAIILSISEKYEKYSEKVLNLLENDEIRALVDHRNETIGKKIRESEMQKHPYMIIIGEQEEQEGKITVRKHGGEDLGMISVLEFSELIKLEISKTLKTF
- the infC gene encoding translation initiation factor IF-3 translates to MRLVGDNVEIGIYDTRDALKIADEQGFDLVEISPKADPPVCKVMDYKKFLYEQKKRDKAIKSKATKVIVKEIRFGPQTDDHDYEFKKKHAEKFLKEGAKLKAFVFFKGRSIIFKEQGQILLLRLAQDLEELGKVEQMPRLEGKRMTMFITPKK
- the rpmI gene encoding 50S ribosomal protein L35 — translated: MPKMKTKSSAKKRFKLTGTGKIKRKHAFKSHILTKKSKKRKLALTHDALVHKADENNIKTMLRLK